gcactttgtagtttggatTGCTTTAAACAAATTgtacttgattcttgttctgtgtgtgtgtgtgtgtgtgtgtgtgtgtgtgtgtgtgtgtgtgtgtgtgtgtgtgtgtgtgtgtgtgtgtgtgtgtgtgtgtgtgtgtgtgtgtgtgtgtgtgtgtgtgtgtgtgtgtgtgtgtgtgtgtgtgtgtgtgtgtgtgtgtgtgtgtgtgtgtgtgtgtgtgtgtgtgtgtgtgtgtgtgtgtgtgtgtgtgtgtgtgtgtgtgtgtgtgtgtgtgtgtccagaagATAAGATTGGTGGAAATGGCAGCACAGTGATTCCTAGTGGCTCTGATGTcctgatttctcagagattgGTACCTAGTAACTCTAGGAGATAAAGGTCATGATAAATCTGCCATGAGGCATATCACCAACCGAAATCTTGGCAGGTCACACATGATAcgcataagcagagataatacaTACTATAGTATGCTTATAACATTTTCCATTACGGAATCCTTTTCAGAATCTGTAATTCTACCCGAAAGTTTGAGTTTAAAGCTGAAGAAACGCCCAAGATGCGGTCAAACCCAACTCTGACATTTCCTTAGTGGAAAAAGAATCACACGCCAGCAGAATAGGGACCCTCGCTGGTTTGAAGCACCCTTAACACACCCACCTCATCCAGCACTCTTGACTTTGGAGGGGCTCTTGCACATGACATCagttttgtctttatatttcatgtgttttgtttttttgttttctattttattttttgtgggGGTGAGAGTGGCCGAAGGTTTCAAACACCTTGTTAGATCATGTCTACTTTAACTCCAAATGACATTACGGTGTAAAAGCAAGGCAATGAGATGTATCTTGAAATGCGAGCACTTAGTGTGATAGTGAATAAACGTGTAAAAGATATTTCTGAATTTGTGTGGTTATTTGACCCTTTTCTAGAGAAGATGACATCTGGTGTAGCTCTGTAATGAAACCGTcagatgtgtgtttcctgtctgacCTGCTTCAGGCTCTTCAGAAGTTTCATAATAATGCATATCTGCAAACGACCTGAATCAGCTTAACGCTGACCTGAGAACTTACAATGAAACCCCGTTGAGACAATGGATGATTAATAACAGGATGCAGGAAATTATCTCTTCCGGATTGATTGAATAAATTCACCTATACTTAACTAATTTATTCATAAGGGCTATTGGATGAATAGTAAACTAGTCACAAATTTGCTTTGACTTCCTCTTGTGTCGTATGCAAGACTTTTAATGTAATTGGTGTTAAAAAGTTCCACTATCCAGTCGTCGGGTTCGAGCGACAGGTTACAATAAAAGTTTTGAACCGTCCTTCCTGAGAAGAGCGGATACATCAGTATGTGCAACGCTAAAGGATGTGGTCAGGTCTGAGATGAGGAAGAAGTGCGCGGAAGAACTTTTACGAGCTCCCTGCAAACAAGTCGCTGTACCTAACTGCAACAGGAAAGATCTGAGTCAAACTTTggattatttttacaatatataaaagTTTCTAATTTTGAGACTGTTGCCGTGATCCTGTGAAGATGCAGtgaggacaaagaaaagatgGAAGTGGAGGACACTGGTGAAGCGAGGACTTCCTGGTATGATTTCTGACATTCATCTTTAACTGTTAACACTGTGGGGTGCCGAGTACTGTGTGTTACTCCTGAGAACTGACtgagatcaacaaaataaacttaACTTTGTTAGAGGCATGGAAGGTCTTTGAAGTTGGCATCATGGTGTTGAAATGTGACTGATGATATTTATGTTATCTCATTGAATTGGAACAAAATCTTAACCTGTAATATTCAATAATATACCCAGGGCACAAAGTAAAATCTGACAAATTCATAATTTTAGCACAAAGTATCATTATTGCATTCAGCTACTATGtcgtttctttcttttatctcaCGTTAAATGACATAACTGTGTGCGAGGTTGTTTGCTTTGTGCTCATTAACACTTACTTTGCCTTTTTTAGGTTTGTGGCACCAGCAGAGACACACTCCATCCTCTGTGACCATGCTGGGGTATGACACACTACCTGTCTTATTACTCTCTCCTGTCTCAAAAATGTCTTAACTCTCTCCTAGAAACTTAAGAACTCACTTCCACTGTTAATCTCTGCTGtttagaagaagagaaaacaagaccCGGCTCCTGGACCTGTGATCAGGATCACAGAGGTGAGGATGGTGATCTGACATTAAACTCTGAGCTGCGCTGCCTCTTCATTTTCTTGTGTCTCTTTGCAAATACAGCGGAAGTTAGTCAACCTTACCTTTGTGACCGCAGCGGTGCGTGCAGAGCTGCATGCAGAGCTGCGTGCAGAGCTGATGTTCAGCGGTGCAGCCACGGCGTCTCTCTCTGCATGCACAGATCTTTAAATCCTGTTGATATCACTCACGTCTTGTCCCATTTCAGCCAATCTtgattttacacttttcaaGTTGACCTGTTTTGCTTTCATTGTTATTGTTCATacattcataaaaacattttcattgcagATATTTCAACACATCTCACATAGTTACAACACTCAATGTACAGCTGATGtggtttgtgtaaaaaaaaactcaaaaaccTGGCTGACATCTTGTATTTTACTACAGAGGCACACTTTCAGCCTTATTCCTCTTTGAAAGccacacaggaagtgagagaTCTGCACCCTGTAAACTCTCACCCCTCTCAGCGTTTTTTTCTGGTTCCACGCTACTGAACCCCCTCATCTTTCTCCAACTCATTCTGTTCTTTCAtcaggacgaagaggaggaggaggatggtgaaACGATGTCAGACCACATGAAGGATTCAGAGGTGCaggtgtgttttgttttaactcatttaaTGTGCAGCCAGCATTGTTATTTATCAAAGATCCAGTCTGGTTAGGGTTAGATGTTTTATTGGTGATGTCATTACAGGAGCCCAGTAATAAAAGGGTCAAACCTGTGGTGAAGTCCAACAGTCTAACAGGTGTCATAACACCATCCAAGACCCCTGCTCTGAAACGGATTGGACAGTCCATTTCggtaacaaacacaaaactaatttcttctattaaaaaaaaaagaacaatcaATGACATGTGCGTGCAGACATTCATCCACTGTGCTCTTTCCACAGCGGTCCATCAGTTTCCGTACAGAGGCTCGACCTTTGCCCCCGGCTCCCATGCGCCCCCGCACAAAGGCCTCGTCGTTTCCACGCCGCCGCAACAGCCAGTGCTGGAGTGACACCGTGGAGAGTCATGACCTCACCGCCAAGGAGATCAAACGCCAGGAGGTGCGAGGGGGGGGGCAGCTAGAACCTTGGCCTTTCTGCTTGTGTGTTCAAtaagaatgtgtgtttgtactggagGGTATGTGGGTCAAGCTGTGGGGCTGTGGTTGCAGCGGGGGCGGGGAGACTACCCTTCGTTTCTGTGAAGCAGCGCTTCACAGAGATTATGAAAGAGGATGTGAGCTGGCAACAGAGGCTTAACTTCCTTTATTGAACAATCAGCTGTCGCAGCTCGTGTTGTTCATCTGCGTGTATTCTAATTcatgccactgtgtgtgtgtgtgtgtgtgtgtgtgtgtgtgtgtgtgtttgcatccacattgtttgtgtctgttattaAAACATGTGAAATGGTTCCTTCTCTTCCTGTAGGTGATCTATGAGCTGACTCAGGGAGAGAGGCAACTTATTGAGGACCTCAGTCTGGTAAAGAAGGtactttacccccccccccccccccccccccccactacctCTCTGCTGAGCTGAGGCAGTTTATCCAATCACGTTCCTTTTCGCACTTGGGGGACAACGCAACAGCACCCACAGTTTAACTTAAAAATCCATAATCCCAGAAAGACTGCTGCGCATACTTCATATTGCATATTGCAAAGGTTTTGGACAAATTGCACAATTACACAACTTTTATCTTTACATTGcacatttatacaaacattaatttctattttatcttgttttttctggattctgtttttattgtcttatcttttcttttcttaacaCCTCCATTTTAGTAGAATACATTGAATATATTTCAACTGCTCCCCTGTTCTCTCCTAACTTCTTATACTTTATTTCACACGTCTCTGTACCTGACTTAACTCTCTCCTCACCTgcgcctcctcctctctgtgtgctgCAAGGTGTACTACGAGCCCATGTTGAAGCTGGAGATCATGACAGAGAGCGAGCTCGGACAGATCTTTGGTACTCTGGACTCTCTCATTCCTATCCATGAAGGTAAAGCATCGCTCTGCACCACTCATCTCCTGTTACCTCAGTCTCCGCTCATGCCTCAACAGAACTTTTCCCATAAAGCAGGTTGGGCTGTgcaataatttaatattatcGTTGGCTGACTTTCAGTGGAATCATATCTGCATCTTATGCCAGTTCAGTTGGGGATCTAGGATTCTTCtgaatcaggggccataaatgggccacaatttacacagaggggcctaTTATATATCCAACATCCATGCAGCAACgccatttttattttgaatagtCTCTGTTTTGTCTCGTAGTTAAAATTGTGATTTTACTTTCAACAACATTGCTGAGACAAGTGTGTTAAGCCACACAAGGAAATAGGTCATTTAATCATTTGTAGGTACATGCTCACCACACAACtctcatttcttattttagtCTATGACGTTCGACGagttaaatgtgatgttttctgtgtcagtctgtcttCGAGCAGCGGTCACATCGGCTTTCAGTTATCACAAGTCGGTAAGattctgtttctgtgtcatgTCAGATCTTCTGAGTCGTCTCGAGCGGCTGAGGGGATCAGAGAAAACAGTCGGACAAGTGGGACCTACACTGTTGAACTGGGTGAGTATCTCCATGGAGACCACGGAgcgaggagaagagatgagggCACAACCCGACTTCACTCTCTCCGGTTCCTGTATTTTCTAACCACAGAGCTCAGTCTGTGTAcatctctgcttttatttgactttcAATTTCTTGCCTCATTGCCGACCCCGCCCTTCCCCTCTGCAGTTCCCTTGCCTGGACGCCTATGTTACATACTGCTGTAACCAAGTGGGGGCCAAAGCCCTGCTGGACCAGAAGAAGCACGAGAAGAGAGTGGAGCACTTCCTGCGCTTGTGCCAGGAGTCTTCGTTCAGCAGGAAGCTGGACCTGTGGAACTTCCTGGATCTCCCTCGAAGCCGTTTGGTCAAATAcccactgctgctgaaagagATACAGAAGTGCACACCTCCAGACCACCCTGATGAGGACACACTGCCTGATGCTGTGAGTATGCACTCTCGTACATGCACATTATTTAAGAGCATTTATAAATCAAACATCAACCCGTAGACAGAGGGTTCAGAATTCACTCATTTCCATGGCTTTAACAAATATTACATTACCCAGTACtttatatgtaatttatatccACTTTGTTAGTTTATGTAAGGTGTGTGCAGAGTCTGCTCCTTTAGATGAACCAGAAATTTGATGGAGCATGAACACTAACGTTTGGCTGATTACAACACACAAATCCAAATAATTTTATCTTAAAACTGTCATCCATGTGTGCAAACTAAATATCAATCAGTATCAGAATAAATGTTGATTATTAAGGCTTCTTAGACAGTGGCTAAAGTAGAGTAGCATACCCACTGTTATTTCTCCAAATTGTGGAATCCATCTGTCTGCAGCCaataatttctttttaaaatcgGCAATTCTTGGCACATTGTCACCTCCTTATGGCAGCAAGAGAAAACTGTTTTCTGATACTCAAGATTCAGACAGTGATATTGTAATTTTCCATAAGTAATGTGATGTCTGTTCAGATCCCACGCagacttttcatttcaacacagaATGTCTCTTGTTGGTGTTGATAGTGTCTCAACCCTTTGTTCCGCCCAGTTGGATCTTATCCACAGTATCGTGGCCGAGGTGAACAAGAAGACAGGCGAGGCTGAGTGTCAGTTCTACAGACGGGGTCTCAGCTACCTTGATGAGAGCCAGAGACTACCAGAGATCCAGCAGTCCCGCTTCCTCTACTGCCACGGAGAGCTCAAGAACAACAAGGGCCAGGTAGAGGCTCCCTAATGTTTCAGCTCTTCGTGGAGTGGTTCTCCTGGGGGTGTTTGATTTGTTCATCATTGTTGCATTACCCTGTATTGTTGAAAATGCACTCTGTATCAACTTGATGTTGTAATTCTCTCATTAGTATTTAATATGTATACAAATTATGAGCAAAAtatcttaaaggtccagtgtgtaagattcaggtgaaagggatcttttggcagaaattgaatatataataatttgtgTTTCACCTAAATTctatgaattgttttttttttttaccctagaatggtcctttgtatttaaatactttatatttacatctggagcgggccctctctatggaggccgccatgttttttttacagtagcccaaattGCAGAGCCCAaatttatgacaactgaaggctactacagattctctttcatgtttggaaggggagagtgaggtgaggggtgttcagctgcaacatgcaacttcaccactagatgtcactaaaatctacacactgaacctttaataattggtgattttactttgactttCCTGATGTATGATTGGATATTGTGGAAATTAATCTCATAAATCTGTATCTcatttgtttccctctgtcagCGGCTGCATGTATTCCTGTTTGAACTGGCTCTGGTGCTGAGCAGACCGGGGGAGGACAGAGATGGAGGTCATGTGTTCCATGTGTACAGACAGCCTCTGACCAATGCTTTGTTAAATCTGGAAGAGATCCCAGACGGGGAGGCTGCTGGAGGGGGCACCTTCAGAGGAGCCTTTACTGGGGGGAATGATAAAGGTAACATGTACAGCACATGCCACATAACACCCATCAgccaaaaccttttttttttcgtcaACCTTTCTTCAATTCGATTTCcttccgtctccctctctcatgtCCTAGTGAAGAACTGTTTCCGTGTgagcagcagagggcgctcCAAAGCCAACCCCTACAGCCTGCAGGCCAACGACTCCTTTAGCAGGCAGCAGTGGATCACCTGTCTGCGCCAGGCCATCATCCAGTCACGGGACAGGACTGCCCAGCACAGACAGTCACAGCTCTCCCCTCACGCCGATCTCGCCCTGTATCACATAGCTGAGCTCAGCCTCAGCTCGGACTCAGACAAGATAGACCACACCAGTCGCTGACTGTCAGACTGATCACCAGGAGGCCTGTGGGCGTCTCTGTCGATGTGTACATTgaaatgagaggaaataaaagggaCTGCTTGCGAAAGATGATTGTGCTTAGACACACGTTGGCATAGAATTTCCaacatggattttatttttactcttgtTTTATCTGATGGATTGTGGTGATGCGTAGTGTACAGCTTGGGAACAgtaaatgtgaatgtaaaatgttttttaatttttttaataaactgacACTTTAAGTTGTGTTGAGGTACTCGTGCAAAAGTACACAAAGAAAAGTCTAAGTATAGCCAACAGGATCACCAGAGAAAAGATTAGAGATGATtatcctccttctctccccccttctctctatccctctctcccgCTGACACTGGTGATAGGGCAGGAGAGACGTAGACTTTTAGCTGAAGCCTACGGACACAGTGAAACAGTAGACGTCCCCTTATGCATTTTTAACAGCTCAGCAGGTGATGGGAACTGTTTGGTTGGGACAGTTTGTCCACAGATAGAGTGACCAAGAGATCAGGTGAGTCCAAACTGCTCCGTTTGTTTCCTAATTCTACAACATTTGCTGTAGGCGTCATGTGAAAACTAATGTTTTCAGGATTTTACTCTCGACCTGCACTAAACTGCAACAGAGAGCATAGATGTGGCTTTGATAAGATTGAGAACATACCTTGATCATGAGCATGAGTCTTAAATAAGTTCAGTCTAGACAGATTAATCAATGACTAAAAATCAGCCATGTGCCTTCACTATGATTTGTTGGTATCTGTATTCACTGAGGTCTCTGTCAGTTTGTGGCATTTCCAaactgctctgctctgcacGCTGTAATTACAAGAGAGAATTGTGAGCCTGGGTGGATCAACTCGAACTATTCCAGATGAGGATTTAACCTTAAAAGAATGAATCCTGCTCTCTCACCCTAAGTTACCAATGGTCTCCTTCGTCATTATATtggaaggaaaggaaaacacGCCATCATATGTTATTCATTGAAAAAAAGGGGACTGCCGCTCTTTCAGAGTTCTACGATCACGACCTGCTCACCTTTGACCCTGCAAGTGAAGGTGGTGCATCTCACTCCTTCTGAGCTGCAAAACAATCTGCGTGCAATTCTTTCGCATCTGCCCCAGGATCCCTTTTGGGTAGACACGTGTGAGGATAACCAGTAAAGAAGGATGCCTGGAGCCAGTGGGGTCAACGTGGAGGGGTCGTGTGAGGCCCTGTGTCGAACCCTGGTGTCCCAGAACGGCCACCAGAGAGAGACGGCAGACATCTCCCAGTCCGTCCTCTACACCTCCCTGATGGGCTTGCTTCTGGTCGCTGACAACGAGGtgtgcagaacacacacaatacagtaGAAAACCCTGTGCTCTAACCTTCAAGTGCGGAAGCCTTGAACGATTGTTCTCAGTGTGGAATtaagaaacattcacacagtaaAATAATGTAACAGAATTAATGGAGGGTACATATGAGCATGCACGTGTTTTAGCACCTGTCAGCACTCCTTGGTCACTAATAGGATGAACGCTTGAGGCTGACCTCCTTTTAGCCTCTCTTGTTATTCTAATGAGATAAGAAGGCTAAATCTGTCCTACCAATATTACACATTCACTGACATGACAGTGTTAAAGCAGACAGACATGACTATGGGGTACAGACACAGGCAGGGGTCAGATaggacacacactcagccaGGTACATGTGTAGGCTTTTTTTGTTGACAAATTCCTATACAACTAGAATAGGACTCAGTATAATACCTCCCCCAAGGCCGCACTGGGCCGCACAAAATCACAAACACTCATGGATATCAAATTCATAAATCgagatccattcattatttcatGGGAAAgggtgaaaatgttaaaaaaataagcCTTATCACACAAGGTTCATTAAAGGGGGGACAATCCAGGATCTTCACCAAAATGTATTGAGTTCTTTCTTGACTAATACCgcatccgtccaccaagttttatggtaatctgtccagcaGTTTTTGCAAATCCTGCTacagaacaaataaacacagatgaaagcataacctccATAATGAGATATATGCTTTCAGACGTACCTGGTGTGCATTGTGCTCTTTCTATTTTCCAGAAAGAGCAGGTCACCTTAGGAAGTGGGAGGATCGGCCTTAGAAACATAGGAAACACAGTAAGTGTTGACGCATGATGAATCCCACTCAAGTGTTACAGTACCGCCAGATTTGCCTGAATACATTCTTGAAACATCATCCTCACCTTCTGCCTTTACTTTGTCTCTGACTCAGTGTTTCCTGAATGCAGTCGTCCAGTGTTTGTCTCACACACGTGGCCTCAGGGACTACTGCCTCCTCAAGTCCCACAGGCACGAGAAGTTCTCCAAAGAGGAGGCGATGCTCATGGAGGGTGCGTTCCTGTCTCCTCATGTTCTCGCCTGATCTTCCTTCTTTCatgcaatatatattttttgccattttctcaCCGCTCTTTGTCTTCCAGCTTTCTCTGAGTTGCTGTCAGGCCTTTGGGATGCAAATGAAGAAGACACAGTCGTAAATCCACGacagttttacaatattttcaAAGAAGCGGTGCCTTATTTCAGTGGATACAGGTGAGAATgttaatgacttttttttttctctcaaggTTAACTTCCTCTTTCTAAGTTTTGTGGAGGCAACATTACTTCagtgcatgcaaacacaaactactttttatatttatgaagGTAAACTCCATTCGTAAACTATTTAAACTAGATTTGCACTAAGAAGactgcatacctccaccaagacctGCGACCGTCCCattatgaaacaacatttaaatagaCTATTTCAAGATTTGtctttggatctgcagcaaattgcacacttccataaatatcagttttcataaatataacttcttttcttcatccatgaaatcaatgaaaatgttgaaaaacgtccaATCTCACAAagtaaaatcctggatccaccgtGTCCTCACCAATATGTATTCAGTTCTTCAGGTTTTGAATAATCTtgctacaaacaaacaaaccaagcaacaaactaacagacaggggataaaatataacctcctttgCGGAGGTAACTAACTTTCTATGTAGGGATGGTTTCACAGTTGAGACTTTCATAGAAGTAGCTGCCTGCAACGGTGACCTTATGaaatctctctgtgtttaactCATGCAGTCAACAGGATGCTCAGGAGTTTCTCAGGTTCCTGTTGGACAAACTTCACACAGAAATCAACCGCAGGCCGTACGTCCGACGTGCAGGAAAGGACCCCGAACAAAAATATGCCAgaattaggtgtgtgtgtctatacTGGAAAGATTCtatcattaaaaactaaaatgtcctttttgtgaacactttttgtgtgttttttattcccATCGTCTCTTATCCTCTTATTAGACTTTCAGAAGAGGCAGTTGCCATGTGGAAGACGCACTTAGAGAGAGATGACAGCAGAATAGTAGGTGAGGAGAGAAATCTTTCATCTATCACTAATATCGTTTAAATCTACCACTGATATGTCTTGACACTTTCCACCTCACCCTGCCGACAGACCTGTTCTCGGGCCAGCTGCGGAGCTCGCTGCACTGCTCGGTGTGCTCGCACTACTCCAACACCTTTGATGTGTTCTGTGATCTGTCACTGCCCATCCCCAAGAGGTGCATTGCCGGGGTGGTCACGCTGAAGGAGTGCCTGGATCTCTTCTCTCAGGAGGAGAAACTGGACAAGGAGAATTCACCAGTAAGTTGatgcggagagagagaaaacacaaagactgtGATAGATCagtgggtcaaagttcaacgACACTGACGGTGTGACTTTGATTTATTCAAATTCTCGCTTTGGAAAATGTGGAGTAAATGTAAACTGTAGATAAGATGAAGAGGCATCGCTGATTACATTATTGTTCTCATTTGTCTACACTGCTGTTCGACTTCAAAAAAGATTGGCTAAGGCTACCTTTGTTTAAatctttctgtttctatttaccaaatcaaaacattgtggtaaaatggaaaatgaacaTGAAATACAACAATCAATGTGGGcagggggaggaaggaaggaagcaatttaaaaaaggtcattGTCAGACCGGGAGAAAGGGGCTGCTAGTCACAGCCCAAGTCTGGCAGCTGAAGGTCGACCCAGGGAGGCAACTGAAGTTCCCAGACCACATTGCAAGGACAACACTCAGGCCAGATATGGTTCCAACATCAGAGTCGTCCAAGCAGGTGGTCATGATGGAGCTCACTGTCCCCTG
The sequence above is drawn from the Hippoglossus hippoglossus isolate fHipHip1 chromosome 7, fHipHip1.pri, whole genome shotgun sequence genome and encodes:
- the arhgef3l gene encoding rho guanine nucleotide exchange factor (GEF) 3, like isoform X8; this translates as MSDHMKDSEEPSNKRVKPVVKSNSLTGVITPSKTPALKRIGQSISRSISFRTEARPLPPAPMRPRTKASSFPRRRNSQCWSDTVESHDLTAKEIKRQEVIYELTQGERQLIEDLSLVKKVYYEPMLKLEIMTESELGQIFGTLDSLIPIHEDLLSRLERLRGSEKTVGQVGPTLLNWFPCLDAYVTYCCNQVGAKALLDQKKHEKRVEHFLRLCQESSFSRKLDLWNFLDLPRSRLVKYPLLLKEIQKCTPPDHPDEDTLPDALDLIHSIVAEVNKKTGEAECQFYRRGLSYLDESQRLPEIQQSRFLYCHGELKNNKGQRLHVFLFELALVLSRPGEDRDGGHVFHVYRQPLTNALLNLEEIPDGEAAGGGTFRGAFTGGNDKVKNCFRVSSRGRSKANPYSLQANDSFSRQQWITCLRQAIIQSRDRTAQHRQSQLSPHADLALYHIAELSLSSDSDKIDHTSR